Below is a window of Perca flavescens isolate YP-PL-M2 chromosome 12, PFLA_1.0, whole genome shotgun sequence DNA.
ctttactcaaCAACATaactcaccaacagtaaaacgatgctaactagcaggctactgttagccatttcagcatcatatcagaCCGACCACTGTGCAAACGTTACTGTTATCCTCACCAACgtagctttgtggacttttgactatttatggtgcgttctttttgtcttgtaatcgcgagtagtagctcgagtgtgacgtcatatccatgtcgaaaaacgaataaccgcggggttgttgcgttctttttgtcacacaatactacgagtcggagaaaagatggatttttgtaacatttttagtaacatttaggattctattcacccagttatttacatattacacaaatatatttcacagtttgatacatgaaaattacattttgattaacgttaacattaggctactgctctgctttctgctcaagactcggcttaaagccattgttgtcatatagcaaccgggCGTctccaatttcagctgcacaagctacaaaataactaattaggcggtatttaactcctaataagactgtagcaacatgcctataggtagcagtatacagtgctatgtgtacgacttcttcatttggttacaacaaagacaaaagtgcttaaaattgtagaaaaccacaatgtttactatgtgtgatgcacgacgtagccatctttgaaagtgaattCGGgttcctctgagttcagacgacttgacgagtcgtatatacgacctcggtggcgttctttttgcaacttccggttcgtaacgccggaaaacgactcgtaaatcgacttcggtggacaaaaagaacgcaccataataaccaagtgaaagataaattattcatggtaattatgttaccggtcgagaagaaatgtggctacgtctgcatcgttcttcagatctttaaTATCCTTGAGCTCACGCCATCTCTGAAAAGCCACTTTACCACCGGAGTTTTGGGAAACGTTTCTGCAGCTCGTGCGCAGGGGAAGGGGGAGGGAAGAACGCTATATATGCGTGtgcgtgcctgagcagtgattgacacgcagatAGACACCCCcgtggccctgattggagaaaatcaaccgggagcggtggaattttgccaatcacactacaggctgtaggtggtgccagcctgtagtgtgattggcaaaaaaaaaattatattacataattcatgtagtACTACTGGatcatagggtcagtttcagcagatatgacagaaagttacttTTATAAGACTAACCTACTTTATATTTAAGCATACCTGCACTTTTTCTTCCATACCACTACTTCTTTCATGTAGCCGGTACTCTACCACTGACAGAGAATGTGTCAGAGAGATTGACCCTAACGTTACATAAACTACACTACCTAGAAGGCACTACGTGACTTACCTCAGCTCTTGACAAATCATGTTAGCCTGGCTTCAGAAAGGTACTAAAAGAACGAGTGTGCCAGAGCCAGATACTAACAGAGGTCCAAGTCCAACCAGAAACATCAGGTACGATTCATGAGCTTCAAactaacgttactgttgatgtGAGCAGAACAGCTTGTGTTAATGAGGAGTCTGCAGCTACAAATCTTTAATGTTACCTTAGtaaattcctctactatgtgacacaatcgttagcctatttttacaaaaacgtctgctacggagccataacgtgaggtacaaggtaatgaagccttttatacattgtcgtgtttctttggaactaaacaacgtacaaatagagtctttcaacacttcagatgtaaagttattcgcagtcaagtgttgtaaaaaaaaatggcggtcagcggaattctaacaggaggtgatggctttgtagcaacaaaatggcgccatagatggctcgagttctgaagcgaagcttaccccttgggtaaaaccgatactgattaccagggcccaaggggagagagggcccttgaaaagtctgtaatatattttatttcacctggatattttcatttcctaattaaatttcataatgcatgtccgATGAAATGTagagttagtgtattggctgaataactttgttgattgactgactacattttgtatacaaaaaagactatctaaggtctcacccaccccttgctaatgcgccaaatggtttagtccatctgcacgcattttcttttaatgttagatcaattgagcgtctggtggagcgcaaacttctgctgcccagatagaaatgtctttctcaaagaaagccaaatcaggctatcaaaaagaaaggaaagacaggaggaggaggagagaaaacgaaagcaggggaaacaattggtaactgacttattttcaaagaaaggtgagcacaaactagaaaacgaaatccatagtgctaaactgcttgaatatctccgtgactgttagtgctaaaaacggactgagaaaacccattgaaagagcagaacatacactttcaaatgataatttggttatacatgtaatctgaggtaaaggctaaataaataaagtacactaacaatgctgtttgcatacaacacaccattgtaatagcctaatttaaaacatgtttaattttaaatgaataggctataatgtctataattagcaattataggctaatcagtgtcataggtagcttggtagctcattggtagatacatatcatgttgacattatagttatgtcacaTTCAATAGatgttaacgttgtgaaacacatggcccttagtttcagaaactgtcacaccagggagcaacagacccctcatcatcctctttggatttgagacaaggtgagcttatatcaaaattaaagcaaaccatgtttagcaaTTTTGACTGAAaagtgttaagtaacactaacatcttagtgtgttttattatattaggttacaattaggataagaggttaataataatgtatccttcatagagaaagatgatagagaagatgtgattgaggatgatgggagtgaagacagcagggagctctgagcacagtgtggaaatgagcgatgaggaactggaaagtaggcagagcaatgtagaccagtttttgccagaggatccaggactatggccagataaattaacagatgatcagagagacaccatagtatgcaggctggcaagtaaaggtacagagaaaaccaacaaaatgtagtagcctagtaaccacagtaaagtagtcTAGAGAATGTAgagaaaggaggtttgaaatgtgtgtcatCAGGCTACCctaagcattacagttaatagttattaccctaaacatctaggcctacagattcatgtgtacagaggcccgattattattttttttttttttttttgggaggggggggggggtgagttgaggaacatgggggcccatcaggacttcCTATGCATAGTGCCCAGggtcttgtgctacgcccctggtcaatgacagggctggactgggacaaaaaaatcggccctggcatttttggctcaggcggcccacacccaccgtgattggtcagacacattccctgcagacagtcctcttaaaatatgcgtgcattctatgatatgagttgcctagtgttcagcgttcatgtgatagttttggatccttcaagaggagtgtcaagatttatctgttgatcttacacttaaataattaattcattcttagttatgatttgtatatttatggtatttttatattttttaattattgatatttgatattgtattgacattattgttattattactattttgcttaatattggcttagcaacttaaaatttaattttaactattgtaagattcatattttgtcactttggacaaaagtgtctgttaaatacaataaccataacccttcccgAAAGCTACAATatagctgagagtagtatatgccctggaaaagagcaccaatacaagagaagctaattaagccattcaaggaacactgatgcttgtatcaacactgattttatagatcacagacttttcagctacccaacaggctaaccgctagcattttcaatgtagccTAAGCTCAAAcagttacctgacagccactaactttaatgttacagacaaactgcttgttgtcgttatgtcatgacacacacacacacacacacacacacacacacacacacacacagcctccctcccttcctgagagtccctgttaatttgcctactccttaccacatcgaCATCTAgcctactctctcttccatcttttcctcactcgctcccatggccctgtcaCTCGCCTCCTCCTCgcggcttcttccctgtcatgatgctgtttctgctgttttctgtatagccagccatctcctcggcttcaggtaggcctaatgctgatgttgaagcagctactacagccccaaacatgtctgaagtttttgaggaatccgcctgtagattcttaatctttttctcctgtaatttctctgcacctcccttgcactttagtggtcgtttgtccattttaacgtggatgctaaacttccagcataactattgcagcttgtgtgtcagggccgggaggcgtggccatagtgggattcgtaaatttgctgCCCAGAGTGCGGCCCATTTTTTGGCCAGCCtggccaaaaaattaaaaaaggcctatttatatcggcgattcggcccaaaagtgcgtcggcccaccgggaaaatgcccggtatgccagatggccagtccagccccgGTCAATGACACCGACGTCAACAATAACGTGAGTAACAAAACACATGGATGGCCTGACTGTATTCAAGGGaccaaattatgtatttttgccCCACGAACAGCTGGCTCGTTTTTAAAGATAACAAATTGGGCTGCAAAACATGTAGCAGCATCCCGTCACTTGCTGACCTGACAGAGAGGGGACTTAAGCTGTCAAGagaatgagacacacacacacacacacacacacacatgacttgtttaaataaatacatacatttatgttgttagtaaataacaataaattgtTGTTGTACCAGCAATATCTccaagttttgtttttcactgtagAAATCTCAAATGTCATAATGATTTGCCACTGCAAGAGAGTACCAgcacctttttttccccacttcaAGCCCTGATGAAGACTCAGTTGTGTTCAGATGTGAAGGACATCAGAGCCTAAAATTAAGAAAGGCACAaagtgagttattttaaaagaaatcaagTTTAATGAACACAAGCCACAATTTCCAGCCCTCTGTTCTCTTTGTACAAAATAGTAACATTTTATTCAGTGGCGAAACCTCAACAAATAAACTTCACAACTGCTACTCTCTCACCTTTCTGTCTTCCTCGGGCAGGTTTGTTTCCACGTCCATTTTGACATCCGAGTCATCTGATGGAGAGAAgtaaaagaggaaaaacaatAACGAAAACTTGAATGAGGTGTCAGGAACATTAGTAGACAAAATTATTGAATATTTTCCTAACAGCTcgaaacaaaaatgaaataaaaatatgtttatatttatttaaagcgtaactctcgccaaaatgcaacctagggtctttttgtgaatatacctaagtcaaactttcatttaaaagcataattaggataGAAGCGTCACTTTTAAGATCTTCGTTTTCGGTCAACAACAAAGTCTTTTGAATgagagtgctaggggcactactatgatagcatcaaaatcgctatttttaaaacaacatgaaactttgctccaagtatcaccaggggctctacacatgaactccaggttagagaacattgtttgtatacacagagtttactaaaaaaggttttgaacaactcactgtaGCTGTTGGTTTTTCCGCTTGCCGCCATCTTGCCATTCAAAAAGTGTTGATCTCCAAATGCAACGTAACAGAGAGGaaagtaaagatggaaagctcctaaagcttagttccatataaatgcacggataatttgttgttttgtcgttgtgaaaaacaatattgaccttatagttgaaaaaggagcctcatataagaatgacatttcctcctatggagtccATTCATTCGCGTTCGGAGATCGGTACTTTTTGACTGCCAAGATGGCAGCGAGCGGAAAAACCAACTGCTAAAATGaattgttcaaaacctttctttttagtaaactctgtgtacacaaacaatgttctcaatgttGGAGTTCATGtgttgagcctttttagtgttttaaaaatagcgattttttatgctatcatagtagtgcccatagcactcccattcaaaaggccatttgaccgaaaatatagtcaatcttaaaagtggcgcttccgtcctaattatacttttaaactaaagtttggtacattcacaaaaagaccctaggttgcattttggcgataGTTACGCTTTAATATTTATGCTGATTTTAAGGTCAGATCTTAACGTACAATAGGTTGATGAATGGGGGACATTCTTTCAATACTCACATTCTTGCGGATTCTCAGCTGTTATCAAGTTGTCAAAAATCCTGTAGAGATGAACACATTCCCAATTGTTATGGATCAGGTTTAAAATGATTGTTTTTGAGTTAGCCAGCTTCCTGAGTCCTGACTGATGTAATGCTTTGCCTCATATCTTCTATGCAAAAACTACAACTCACTGCCAACATTCATGTTCTGAGCCTGCATCAGGACATAACTCATTAGTCTAGATCCAAAAAACATCGCAGGAAACAAACTAACTTTTTCACTCTACTGTAAAATCCCACGTCTGTTCAAAAGTTGAAACTGGATGTAAAATGTTGCTTGGCTTTGCTTTGTCAgcttgcattttgttttttgctgaagaatgaaagaaaagaaacacaagatGAAGAAAAGGAGAAACTGCACTCAACAGGTAAAATGACTCATTTGTTGTGTTAGAAGGTAGAACTGGAGGTTCCCCAATGTTAGTAACACAATAACCTCCCTGTGTTTATTACAATATTGCTGAACCAGCATGGACGGAGTCGGCCATTACTGACCCAACAGTCTCCAGTCTACAGTGTGGACTCGCCACAAGATCAGAGAGCAGCTTCACGTGTAAATCCTGCAGtgtgttgttactcaggtccagctctcttagatgggaggggttggacttcAGAGCTGAGGCCAGATAAGCACAGCTGATCTCTGACAAACTGCATGAACTCAatctgaataaagaataaattaTGTTCAGGTTTTAAATACGTAGCTCGACATTACTATATCATGTTCTAATCAATTAGCTTTTCCCTAAAATGAGTAGAGACTTTGTCAGTATGTTATTGTGGATCATCATAATATCAGCCttctattttattatttgtgaAAACACTTCGAAATTAACAGCAACCCAAAAAAAATTTCCAACTCAGAAAGAAAACTTTATCACTTCACAAATGTTGGTTAAGATGATCTTCTGTATACAAAAGTGACAATTTACCAACAATTATAAACATTCATTAACTTTAACAACAGTGGCCATTTTCTACAATTTCTTTACGAACAAATGGAAATGTATGGATGTAAGTTATGTTTGTACATAAATTATCCTCAACTGTTAATTAAACATATACGATATATAAAAGTAATAGTCAGTGAACTGACCTCAGAATCTTTAGTGAACAGTTTGGACTCTCCAGAAAATCACacagcagcttcactcctgaatccagGAGCTCGTAGTTTTCACTCAGGTCCAGCTCACTCAGATGGAAGGGGTTGGGCTTCAGCGCTGAGGCCAgagaagcacagctgatctctgtcaaACAGCAGTTTCTCAATCTGAAAAAATAATATATGATGTAACTAGAAGAAAATATTCATACCTGAAATTCATTCAATGTTTAATAATATGTTCAGAGCTGAAGGTTTAGAATGTAGGCTACAAGTTTAGAATATGGACACTTCCAACACCTGAACCCAACTGCAagttaaaaactgtaaaatacaaACAGTGAAATAGAGCTCCTATAATATTAATGACAACCTCCTGCTACTTTTATAATGACGTGGTGAGCGCTGAACCCACATATCAAGCAAGAGGGGAAGAGAAACCAATCAGACTGCCCCGACGGCACCGTTGGAGGCGCAACATTTCCCTGCAGGTAACTTTACCTGTGCGTCCACCTATGTatttttatgattattcattttataaaaaacatgaCTGAGCCTATAAGatgaaaatgtaatgtttaagATGTTTAGAgtgatatatatttatatgtagatCTGTAGCTCAGCATTGCTCTTCCACAGTCACTGAACTAAACCACTGAAGTAAGAGAGTAAGTTAGACTGTCTGAGAATAGACTTTAGTATTAAAATACTGGATCAGTATAATAGCCTTATGTCTGCATTTTAGTTTTACCACAACTTTCACTTCACAATAATCTCAGCACAGAAGTAAAACAGTGTCTGAcctcagagtctccagtctgcagtgtggactctccAGAAAATTACacagcagcttcactcctgatACCAGTAGATAGTTGTTGTCACTCAGGTCTAGCTCTTTCAAATGGGAGGGATTTGACTTCAGAGACGAGGCCAgagaagcacagctgatctCTGACAAACTGCAGAAACTCAatctgaataaagaataaattaTATAGAAAAAAAGCAATTCATAATCCAAACTCAAAGTGTCTGCAGCCTATTTTTATCTGCTGTCTTCCGATCTTCAACAACCTCATACATATTGCTCACACATGACTAGACCTCATTACTAGTGACATCATGTTCACTGACTGATGGACCACAATGTGGGTATGTGGAAGCAGAAAAACTGTCAGACCTTTACTTTATCTACTTTCCGTTCCTCTAATTGTTCAGCcttttggaaaaacaaaacatttctgaaaaaaattatatttctttGTGCTCAGGCAAATCCTGAAAATGTTTGAACCAAGTATGTGAAACCTCAGTCAAGGATTTGAAACTGACCTTAGAGTCTCCAGCCTACAGTTTGGACTCTCCAGTCCAGAAGACAGCTTCACTACTGAATCATCTAGGTAGTTGTTGTCACTCAGGTCCAGCTccctcagatgggaggggttggactttAGCGCAGAGGCCACAATTTCACAGTGAGGCTCTGAGAGTAGACAGTCAGTAAGTCTGTAATTacatataaattaaaaaaatatgtaactATGGAAGAGGACACTTTATATTTATTACTTAATGCATTTGATGATAAAactgttttgagaaatatttgcTCTTCACATCACTGGTTCTGCTGTTCTGTTGTTTGGAAGTGGAAGAACATTTTAAGAATAATGAAAATACTAATCTACACTGATTTATAAAGTTAATCACATCTGGACTTACAGAGCCTTTCTGCAGTTCCTTACAGCTGGAATCAGTCTACGCCGTCCCTCCTCTGATGTGTTATACTTCTGCAGGTCCAACTCATCCAGAACCTCCTCTGACATCTGCAGCATATAGGCCAGAGCTGAGCACTGGATCTCAGAGAGTTCCTTCTCTGATCTGTTCTCTGACTTCAGGAACTCTTGGATCTCATGATGGACTGAGTGGTCATTCATCTCCGTCAGACAGTGGAAGACGTTGATGCTTCTGTCAGGAGAGATCTCATAAGTTTTCATCTCCTTCAGGTTGTTGATGGCTCTTTGGATGATTTCTggactgttgtctgtctgacccagcaAGCCTCCTAAGAGTCTCTGGTTGGACTCCAGAGAGAGGCCATGAATGAAGCGGATAAACAGGTCCAGGTAGCCATTTCTACTGTAAAAGCATTTATCCATGGCTTTCTTCAGGAAGACTTCCAGGGATGAATTAATGCAGTCTGTCCTCAGGAAGTCCTCCAGTACATTTGTTTTCCTGTTGGTGTAACAATGGAACAGGTAGactgcagccagaaactcctgaacgcTTAGATGAATGAAGCAGTAGACTGTTTTCTGAAAGATCACACTCTCTTTTTTGAAGATCTCTGTACAAACTCCTGAGAATACAGAGGCCTCTGTGACATCAAGACCACACCGATCCAGGTCTTCTTGGTAGAACATGATGTTTCCTTTCTCCAGCTGTTCAAACGCCAGTCTCCCCAGCTTCAGAAGAATGTCCCTCATCATACTTGtgcttcttcctctttgtctgaACCAGCAGGAAATGTGAGTACAtgtcagtcagggtcttgggtaattctcctctctggtctgtagtcaacatgtggtccagaactgttgcagtgatccagcagaagactgggatcagacacatgatgtggaggctcctggatgtcttgatgtgggagatgattctgccAAACAGCTCTTCATCACTGACTCTCTttctgaagtactcctcctgcTGGGCATCAGTGAAGCCTCGTACTTCTGTTACCCTGTCAACACATgcaggagggatctgattggctgctgccgGTCTGGAAGTTATCCAGACGAGAGCCGAGGGGAGCAGCTTCCCCTCGATGAGGTTTGTCAACAGAACGTTGACTGGTGACTTCTGTTTGACATCAGACACAACGTCATTGTTAAGGAAATCCAGTGAAAGTCTGCTTTCATCCAGGCCGTCAAAGATGAACAGAACTTTAGAGCCAGCGAGCTGCTCTGCTGTGACCTTCTGTAATGTTGGATGGAAAACATGAAGCAGCTCAAGAAGACTGTACTGCTCATCTCTGACTAAGTTCAGCTCCCTGAATGAAAGCGGAATCACCAGACTGACATCTTGGTTTTCCAAACTCTCTGCCCAGT
It encodes the following:
- the LOC114565796 gene encoding NACHT, LRR and PYD domains-containing protein 12-like; this encodes MDKCFYSRNGYLDLFIRFIHGLSLESNQRLLGGLLGQTDNSPEIIQRAINNLKEMKTYEISPDRSINVFHCLTEMNDHSVHHEIQEFLKSENRSEKELSEIQCSALAYMLQMSEEVLDELDLQKYNTSEEGRRRLIPAVRNCRKALLTDCLLSEPHCEIVASALKSNPSHLRELDLSDNNYLDDSVVKLSSGLESPNCRLETLRLSFCSLSEISCASLASSLKSNPSHLKELDLSDNNYLLVSGVKLLCNFLESPHCRLETLRLRNCCLTEISCASLASALKPNPFHLSELDLSENYELLDSGVKLLCDFLESPNCSLKILRLSSCSLSEISCAYLASALKSNPSHLRELDLSNNTLQDLHVKLLSDLVASPHCRLETVGIFDNLITAENPQEYDSDVKMDVETNLPEEDRKALMSFTSEHN